A portion of the Halobacillus ihumii genome contains these proteins:
- a CDS encoding TVP38/TMEM64 family protein, with product MNKTKLIRGSLFIVLFVILAWAARRELNMNPEEIRHYILSFGLWGPLLFMGVYAIGPIIAFPTSILSLAAAFAYGVWPGMLFIIIGATGAAVTGYVIGKFFGNSVVKFQDSKWARPIYKRMEENGFLYVLVLRLIPLVGFDILSYLAGMTRVRFRSFLPATVVGMIPGTFAYSLLGTSLASGDSSFIIGAVGMFLGLILLTFMFRKKVRRWLDR from the coding sequence ATGAATAAAACCAAGCTTATTAGAGGATCTCTTTTTATTGTACTTTTCGTCATTCTAGCCTGGGCCGCCAGGCGAGAATTAAATATGAACCCGGAAGAAATTCGCCATTATATTTTATCGTTCGGTTTATGGGGGCCTCTTTTATTTATGGGGGTATATGCCATCGGCCCAATCATCGCTTTCCCTACGTCGATTCTTTCGCTCGCTGCTGCTTTCGCGTACGGAGTTTGGCCAGGCATGCTCTTTATTATTATCGGTGCGACAGGAGCTGCCGTTACCGGTTATGTAATCGGTAAGTTCTTCGGCAATTCAGTTGTTAAATTTCAAGACTCCAAATGGGCACGGCCTATCTACAAACGAATGGAGGAAAACGGATTTCTTTACGTTCTTGTTCTTCGGTTAATCCCTCTTGTAGGCTTTGATATCTTAAGTTATTTAGCCGGAATGACGAGGGTGCGATTTCGATCATTTCTCCCCGCTACAGTCGTAGGAATGATTCCGGGGACTTTTGCCTACAGCCTGCTTGGTACTAGCTTAGCCAGTGGGGACAGCAGTTTTATTATTGGAGCCGTCGGCATGTTTCTCGGACTAATCCTCCTGACATTTATGTTTAGAAAAAAAGTTCGACGATGGCTTGATCGATAA
- the ccmA gene encoding heme ABC exporter ATP-binding protein CcmA, whose amino-acid sequence MSYSLDVINLYKQFGEKKILQNLQFQLGQGESLSIVGPSGSGKTTLLRILAGLESPTHGTIMLNGKNVTHHKPNTRNVGLVFQQPLLFPHMTVKENIDYGAKMAGQASKSKTAYLLRAINLDDYSDRFPAEISGGQQQRVALARAIASEPEVLLLDEPFSSLDVQLREELRYWVKDFLSKQQTTTIFVTHDLEEAILMGDRIAIFHEGIFQQLDEADEIHKHPGNPFVARFLKSHLVIDEHQYIPIQSIRSSKPEGEHHSYTAKLLNWTYNLGQKACRLYIDELHEIITMPMGTSDLKENFSIYLPLEKIQFFQEGWK is encoded by the coding sequence GTGAGTTACTCATTGGATGTCATCAATCTCTATAAACAATTTGGAGAGAAAAAGATTTTACAAAATCTTCAATTTCAACTAGGACAAGGAGAGTCTCTTAGTATCGTCGGACCGTCTGGAAGTGGAAAAACTACGTTACTCCGGATTTTGGCGGGCTTAGAATCTCCAACCCATGGTACGATCATGCTTAACGGCAAGAACGTAACGCATCATAAGCCAAACACAAGAAACGTCGGTCTTGTGTTTCAACAGCCTCTCTTATTTCCACATATGACGGTTAAAGAAAATATTGATTACGGAGCCAAAATGGCTGGTCAAGCTTCTAAATCAAAGACAGCGTATTTGTTACGCGCCATAAACCTGGATGATTATTCTGATCGTTTCCCTGCAGAGATATCAGGGGGTCAACAGCAACGGGTAGCCTTAGCGCGTGCAATCGCCTCAGAACCTGAAGTATTACTGTTGGACGAACCCTTCAGCAGCCTTGATGTTCAACTTCGTGAAGAGCTGCGATATTGGGTCAAGGATTTTCTTTCTAAGCAACAGACTACGACGATTTTTGTTACACACGATCTAGAGGAAGCGATCTTGATGGGCGATCGCATTGCTATATTCCATGAAGGTATTTTCCAGCAGCTTGATGAAGCAGATGAAATTCACAAACACCCAGGTAATCCCTTTGTCGCACGTTTTTTAAAAAGTCATCTCGTTATAGATGAGCACCAATACATCCCTATTCAATCTATAAGGAGCAGTAAGCCTGAAGGAGAGCATCATTCCTATACAGCGAAGCTTTTAAATTGGACGTATAACCTGGGTCAAAAGGCTTGTCGCCTTTACATTGATGAGCTGCATGAAATAATCACAATGCCAATGGGGACCAGCGATCTGAAAGAGAATTTTTCTATTTATCTTCCACTAGAAAAGATTCAATTTTTCCAAGAAGGCTGGAAATAG
- a CDS encoding ABC transporter permease — MIKPMKIIFYSLAILLFIGPVFLLVLQSFTEVWRFSAGQSLTFQLDSYRTLVSDPNIMEATFWSLVIGACVLVINLVIGLLSGKALSSSSFKGKSLLEALFLAPILIPVLAVAMGLHLFMIRIGLADTWTGVVLIHLVPTLPYSIKIFHNAYHQFGNHLLEQAETLGATGFRQLHTIELPLLKPAIRSVTFLTIVISLSQYAITAIIGGGRIITLPLVFFPFLQTANTSLMAAFSVWFALLPFFMYLVVELLLLLLPYTRKPWRNLR; from the coding sequence ATGATAAAACCTATGAAAATCATATTTTATTCACTGGCTATCCTTCTGTTTATCGGGCCTGTTTTCCTGCTGGTTTTACAAAGTTTCACCGAGGTATGGCGATTCTCAGCAGGACAATCTTTAACATTTCAGTTGGATAGTTATCGCACCTTAGTTTCTGACCCCAATATAATGGAAGCTACCTTCTGGTCCCTGGTAATTGGCGCATGTGTGCTAGTTATTAATCTAGTGATCGGGCTTCTTAGCGGCAAAGCATTATCTTCGTCTTCTTTTAAAGGAAAATCATTGTTAGAAGCCCTGTTCCTTGCTCCGATCTTGATTCCTGTACTGGCAGTTGCGATGGGGCTTCACTTATTCATGATTCGCATCGGTCTGGCTGATACATGGACAGGCGTTGTCTTAATCCACCTTGTTCCAACGCTCCCCTACAGCATAAAAATTTTCCACAATGCCTATCATCAATTCGGAAATCATTTGTTGGAGCAAGCGGAGACTCTAGGAGCAACAGGCTTTCGTCAACTGCATACTATAGAGCTGCCACTCTTGAAGCCTGCTATTCGAAGTGTCACTTTTTTAACCATTGTTATCAGCTTGAGTCAATATGCAATTACAGCGATCATAGGCGGAGGACGAATCATTACACTGCCGCTAGTATTTTTTCCATTTTTGCAGACGGCAAATACCTCACTAATGGCAGCATTCTCAGTCTGGTTCGCTCTACTTCCTTTTTTCATGTACCTGGTCGTAGAACTGTTATTGCTGTTGCTTCCTTATACGAGAAAACCTTGGAGGAATTTACGGTGA
- a CDS encoding ABC transporter permease — MKSYSSKLWIHLIPALLFLILPFFGIITAVRHSIFADGGFTLDFYQKVFQSDRFFSSMAFSIRTSFIATALAIMIGLILVRLFHPYLAKLSPRISVWLPMLFPHFVWGYLVILLLAESGLFAQVLSAIGWIDGTNHFPILTRDPYGFGIIITYVWKEVPFAILMLLPVYAAIPTTSYDVVKTLGGNRWDQFKTVEWPHIQPTLIETCLIIFSFTLTAYEVPALIGTTYPEMVSVLSYQWFYGGSWDERPLAFAVMVCVSIVIFMIALTSYLYLNRRRMRAMRGRL, encoded by the coding sequence ATGAAGTCGTACAGCAGTAAATTGTGGATACATCTGATCCCTGCCCTTCTTTTTTTAATTCTGCCCTTTTTCGGGATCATTACAGCTGTCCGCCATAGTATTTTCGCCGATGGGGGCTTTACATTAGATTTCTATCAGAAGGTATTTCAGTCTGATCGATTTTTTTCATCCATGGCCTTTAGTATTCGCACTTCATTTATTGCCACGGCGCTGGCCATTATGATCGGACTAATACTAGTAAGGCTGTTCCATCCTTATTTAGCTAAACTTTCACCCCGAATATCGGTTTGGCTTCCTATGTTATTCCCCCATTTTGTCTGGGGCTACCTTGTTATTCTCCTGCTGGCAGAATCGGGGCTGTTCGCACAGGTTCTCTCAGCTATCGGCTGGATTGATGGGACAAATCACTTTCCTATCCTCACCCGTGACCCTTATGGTTTCGGCATTATCATTACGTATGTTTGGAAAGAGGTTCCATTTGCTATTCTTATGCTATTGCCTGTTTATGCTGCGATACCGACTACTTCCTACGATGTAGTAAAAACGCTAGGCGGAAATAGATGGGATCAATTTAAAACGGTTGAATGGCCACATATTCAGCCAACACTTATTGAAACCTGCTTAATTATTTTTTCTTTTACCTTAACAGCTTATGAAGTGCCGGCCTTGATTGGGACTACCTACCCTGAAATGGTTTCCGTGCTCAGCTACCAATGGTTTTACGGGGGAAGCTGGGATGAACGTCCCCTTGCATTCGCGGTAATGGTCTGTGTCAGTATTGTCATCTTTATGATTGCCCTGACCAGCTACTTGTATTTGAACCGGCGCCGTATGAGAGCTATGAGGGGGCGTCTATGA
- a CDS encoding ABC transporter substrate-binding protein, which yields MKYFIYLLLVLLFLLTGCGNNEEQPSSILKEVTKQSWSDIEKSAAGTTVRLYMWGGDEGINQYIDKWAIPHLKEKYNITLERVPMDTAQILQKLQTEKKANKQDGTIDLIWINGENFKNAKESGLLAGSFTDQLPNFKKFYDTDDPAFTIDFGTPVEGMEAPWGKVQFVFHYNSAKIEDPPSSFSELKGWIKKHPGKFTYPAAADFTGNAFLRHVLYAKADQPSDIYNNPLDEDAISDTAAKMWKYLNSIEPYLWRSGEHYPNSLTELDKLYSQGQVWMTMGYNEARAESLIAQGVFPETTKSFIMEPGSIGNTHFLSIPFNSSNIEGALTTINFMLSPEAQLAKYKPKYWGENTPISLDKLSKEMRKKFKAVDRGDSVLSQEKLEENFLPESEAAYVEWLEEQWFNEVVQQ from the coding sequence ATGAAATATTTTATCTATTTGCTGTTGGTTCTCCTCTTCTTGTTAACTGGATGCGGGAATAATGAAGAACAACCATCAAGCATTTTGAAGGAAGTCACAAAACAATCTTGGTCAGATATAGAAAAATCAGCCGCCGGTACCACTGTTCGTTTGTATATGTGGGGCGGTGATGAAGGAATTAATCAATACATTGATAAATGGGCGATTCCACATTTAAAAGAAAAATACAATATCACCCTTGAACGCGTGCCGATGGATACGGCACAAATTTTACAAAAGCTTCAAACCGAGAAGAAAGCAAACAAACAGGACGGGACAATTGATCTCATCTGGATCAACGGCGAAAACTTTAAAAATGCAAAAGAGAGTGGTTTACTGGCCGGGTCCTTCACCGATCAACTGCCTAATTTTAAAAAGTTTTATGACACGGATGACCCTGCTTTTACAATCGATTTCGGGACACCCGTTGAAGGGATGGAGGCACCCTGGGGGAAGGTACAGTTTGTCTTTCATTATAATTCGGCAAAAATCGAAGATCCCCCCTCTTCTTTTAGTGAATTAAAGGGATGGATAAAAAAACACCCAGGAAAGTTTACTTACCCTGCGGCTGCTGACTTTACGGGTAACGCCTTCTTAAGACATGTTCTTTATGCGAAGGCTGATCAACCATCTGATATCTATAACAATCCACTGGATGAAGATGCTATTTCAGATACGGCTGCAAAAATGTGGAAATATCTAAATAGTATCGAACCCTATTTATGGCGATCCGGGGAGCATTATCCTAATTCGTTAACCGAATTAGACAAACTATACAGTCAAGGACAAGTATGGATGACAATGGGGTACAATGAGGCGCGGGCTGAATCACTGATCGCCCAAGGTGTTTTTCCAGAGACCACAAAATCTTTCATTATGGAGCCGGGGTCAATTGGCAATACTCATTTCCTTTCTATTCCATTTAACAGTTCAAACATAGAGGGTGCACTCACGACTATCAATTTCATGCTTTCTCCAGAAGCACAGCTGGCCAAATACAAGCCAAAGTACTGGGGAGAAAACACGCCGATCAGCTTAGATAAACTGTCTAAAGAAATGAGAAAGAAGTTTAAAGCAGTTGACCGTGGGGATAGCGTATTAAGCCAGGAGAAACTAGAAGAAAACTTCCTTCCTGAGTCAGAAGCTGCTTATGTAGAGTGGCTGGAAGAGCAGTGGTTTAATGAAGTCGTACAGCAGTAA
- a CDS encoding pyridoxamine 5'-phosphate oxidase family protein, whose amino-acid sequence MKPYRKPVHSKDELYSLQGKPGKIAEHKVIHYIDELCRQFLSFSPFVVVSTSNAAGACDSSPRGDTPGFAQVLDEHHLLIPERMGNKRADSMRNILENPHIGLLFIIPGLEETLRINGKATIIKDEELLQNHKVKEQIPKVGIVVEVNECFIHCAKAFKRSKLWDSEQWPDLTALPSASKMMAAHAKLDGHGQEKVQASLKESYQTRLY is encoded by the coding sequence ATGAAACCCTATCGAAAACCTGTTCATTCGAAAGATGAATTATACTCCTTACAAGGAAAACCTGGTAAGATTGCGGAACATAAGGTCATTCACTATATCGATGAATTATGCAGACAATTCTTAAGTTTTTCACCTTTTGTCGTAGTGAGTACATCTAATGCTGCAGGGGCATGTGATAGTTCACCACGAGGAGATACTCCAGGGTTTGCGCAGGTACTTGATGAACATCATCTTTTGATTCCAGAGCGTATGGGCAATAAACGTGCCGATTCTATGAGAAACATATTAGAAAACCCACATATTGGTCTTCTTTTTATCATTCCAGGATTAGAAGAAACCTTACGAATCAACGGGAAAGCAACCATCATTAAAGATGAGGAACTTCTTCAAAATCATAAAGTGAAAGAACAAATCCCAAAGGTCGGCATTGTAGTTGAAGTAAATGAATGCTTTATCCATTGTGCGAAAGCTTTTAAGCGCTCCAAGCTTTGGGACTCAGAACAGTGGCCTGACTTGACCGCACTTCCTTCTGCCTCAAAGATGATGGCAGCTCATGCTAAATTGGACGGCCATGGTCAAGAAAAAGTTCAAGCTTCTTTGAAGGAGAGCTATCAAACACGCCTTTATTGA
- a CDS encoding DUF2164 domain-containing protein, which yields MIKSLNQEQKEYVIERIKEYFELERGEELGDLAADQFLHFMIQEIGPFLYNQGVKDSRQMVDQKVMNLDEDIRSLERPAGRNTRT from the coding sequence ATGATTAAATCTTTAAATCAAGAACAAAAAGAGTATGTAATTGAACGAATCAAAGAGTACTTTGAACTTGAGCGCGGGGAGGAGCTTGGAGATTTAGCTGCTGATCAATTCCTGCATTTTATGATACAAGAAATAGGACCATTTTTATATAATCAAGGGGTGAAAGATTCAAGGCAGATGGTAGATCAGAAAGTGATGAACTTAGATGAGGATATACGTTCACTGGAACGTCCAGCTGGTAGAAACACTCGTACTTAA
- a CDS encoding DMT family transporter has protein sequence MLKAYGSLTFCVVVWGSNFVFGKILVQEFSPAMLTMLRLLFIVLLLLGIAAYKRHLNKMSKTDILSILCLGVIGVFINQWSFFEGLQTADPTTSALILATTPILTGFLASIFLKEKITRRMLIGSIVAIIGIYFVVTKGNLSSLQVERGLLWIVVTMVTFAIMIIMTRGMSKRLDSLTITLYSNIVGFIVSIPFAFTLDHPIRVSFEFPDWAFLAGTAIVVHGMATLIWNTNIRYVDASKASILSNLEPFVAMIMGLILLSKSITSSELIGSLFIVGGVLLSTYQRKRIPNRTVSSK, from the coding sequence ATGTTGAAAGCATATGGTTCGCTGACTTTCTGCGTAGTAGTATGGGGAAGCAATTTCGTATTTGGAAAGATATTAGTTCAGGAATTCTCTCCAGCCATGTTAACCATGCTGAGACTTTTGTTTATTGTATTGTTGTTACTAGGAATAGCTGCTTACAAAAGACATTTGAACAAAATGAGTAAAACCGATATCCTATCGATCCTTTGCCTAGGAGTTATCGGTGTCTTCATCAATCAATGGTCATTTTTTGAAGGCTTGCAAACAGCAGACCCAACTACATCAGCATTAATCTTGGCAACGACCCCTATTCTGACTGGTTTTCTAGCATCTATTTTTCTAAAAGAAAAGATAACCAGACGCATGTTAATAGGATCTATTGTAGCCATAATCGGTATTTATTTTGTTGTAACAAAAGGTAATTTATCTTCCTTACAAGTTGAACGAGGGCTCTTATGGATAGTGGTAACGATGGTCACCTTCGCGATTATGATTATTATGACAAGAGGGATGTCCAAACGATTAGATTCTCTTACGATTACCTTGTATTCAAATATAGTAGGGTTCATTGTTTCGATTCCGTTTGCATTTACATTGGATCACCCTATTCGAGTAAGTTTTGAGTTCCCAGATTGGGCATTCCTGGCCGGGACAGCTATTGTAGTACATGGAATGGCTACACTAATTTGGAATACAAACATTCGTTATGTTGATGCATCAAAAGCATCGATTTTATCTAATTTAGAACCCTTTGTGGCGATGATTATGGGATTAATCCTGTTATCTAAATCGATAACGAGTTCAGAACTCATAGGTTCGCTATTTATTGTGGGAGGAGTCCTACTATCAACTTATCAACGTAAAAGGATACCCAACCGTACTGTGTCTAGTAAGTGA
- a CDS encoding bifunctional transcriptional activator/DNA repair enzyme AdaA — METSHVPNEYWKAIVTDNLAYDDVFFYGVQTTGIFCRPSCKSKPPNRENIRIFENAKKAQGEGFRPCKRCKPDGLSLPDHEWVEQIAEWIGQHYFEPIKLERLAEISHGSPSHLQRTFKRVKGMSPLEYIQETRIEQAIHQLELTDKSITDIGIAVGLPNIAYFVTLFKKKRGVPPAKYRKNHQPNDSVVKSEMLYWSIFKYNQWECYLAATSKGLCFVGEPNCSIQKMEDWVYHRFQKAQFIKDDHKLQPVKEELLEYLQGKRERFTFSTDIKGTAFQHRVWEVLKQIPYGETCTYSQIAHMIGKPSAVRAVGTAIGANPVLVFIPCHRVVGKNGSLTGYRGGLEMKKNLLQIEKQVKVNHIEKSFTI, encoded by the coding sequence ATGGAAACATCACACGTGCCAAACGAGTATTGGAAGGCAATTGTTACTGATAATCTTGCATATGATGACGTGTTCTTTTATGGTGTTCAAACAACCGGGATTTTCTGTCGGCCGTCCTGCAAATCTAAACCTCCCAACAGGGAGAATATCCGTATTTTTGAGAACGCAAAGAAAGCTCAAGGAGAAGGATTTCGCCCTTGTAAACGATGCAAACCTGATGGTCTGAGTCTGCCAGATCATGAGTGGGTAGAGCAGATCGCAGAATGGATTGGTCAACACTACTTTGAACCGATAAAGTTAGAAAGGCTGGCGGAAATCAGCCATGGCAGTCCCAGCCATTTGCAGCGTACATTTAAACGTGTTAAAGGGATGAGTCCGCTTGAGTATATTCAAGAAACCCGCATAGAACAAGCGATTCATCAGCTTGAGTTGACGGATAAATCGATAACAGATATAGGGATAGCTGTGGGGCTTCCTAACATCGCCTATTTTGTTACGCTGTTTAAGAAAAAGAGAGGTGTGCCCCCTGCTAAATACAGGAAAAATCATCAACCCAATGACAGTGTTGTAAAAAGTGAAATGTTATACTGGTCTATCTTTAAATATAATCAATGGGAATGTTACTTGGCAGCCACATCAAAGGGACTCTGTTTTGTTGGGGAACCGAATTGTTCCATTCAAAAGATGGAGGACTGGGTTTATCACCGTTTCCAGAAAGCGCAGTTTATCAAGGACGATCACAAATTACAACCCGTGAAAGAGGAGTTGCTGGAGTATTTACAAGGCAAACGTGAGCGATTCACATTTTCGACAGATATCAAAGGGACAGCATTCCAACATAGAGTGTGGGAAGTATTAAAACAGATCCCTTATGGTGAAACGTGTACGTATTCGCAAATTGCACATATGATCGGAAAGCCGTCAGCTGTGCGGGCAGTGGGGACCGCAATTGGGGCCAACCCCGTGCTTGTATTCATTCCTTGCCACCGTGTAGTAGGTAAGAATGGATCGTTAACAGGTTACCGTGGAGGATTGGAAATGAAGAAGAATTTGTTACAAATCGAGAAACAAGTAAAGGTGAATCATATTGAGAAGTCATTTACTATATAA
- a CDS encoding SPL family radical SAM protein, translating into MRSHLLYKNPKTILNKGSGYLSGYSHSLNPYTGCAFGCSFCYVRKMPVSTFRKEEWGSWVDIKQGAAELLEKELTRAKAKGNVTIFMSSSTDPYQPVEYKEEITRSLLEVMAENQPDFLFVQTRSPLVRRDIDLFLQLKDKVRVSLTVETDREDIRQHFTPHAPPIRGRLKTLQLLKEAGIPTQATIAPLLPSSHEFSNTLSDIVNRVCLDDYFMGDGSGGRRTKNLGISSLYEELGLEEWYSPSACQLMYDRLKKSFSKDQIHVSQEGFLP; encoded by the coding sequence TTGAGAAGTCATTTACTATATAAAAATCCAAAGACTATCCTTAATAAGGGATCAGGATATTTATCCGGGTACAGTCATTCATTGAATCCCTATACAGGCTGTGCCTTTGGCTGTTCCTTTTGTTATGTAAGAAAGATGCCTGTCTCAACCTTCAGAAAGGAAGAGTGGGGATCATGGGTGGATATCAAACAGGGAGCGGCTGAATTATTGGAAAAAGAACTAACTCGTGCCAAAGCAAAAGGAAACGTGACGATTTTTATGTCGTCAAGCACTGATCCCTATCAACCTGTTGAGTATAAAGAGGAAATTACCAGGTCGCTCCTGGAAGTCATGGCAGAGAACCAGCCTGACTTTTTATTCGTTCAAACAAGAAGCCCGTTAGTGCGAAGGGATATCGATTTATTTCTACAGCTTAAAGATAAAGTGCGGGTGAGCCTGACGGTAGAAACTGACCGTGAAGATATTCGACAACATTTTACGCCGCATGCTCCACCTATTCGAGGACGATTGAAAACTCTTCAGCTGCTGAAAGAAGCAGGTATTCCAACCCAGGCAACCATCGCTCCCTTATTACCAAGCAGTCATGAGTTTTCGAATACATTATCAGACATTGTCAATCGAGTCTGTCTTGATGATTATTTCATGGGTGATGGCAGTGGAGGAAGGAGAACAAAAAACCTGGGTATATCTTCTCTATATGAAGAGTTGGGGTTAGAGGAGTGGTATAGTCCATCAGCTTGCCAATTGATGTATGATCGATTAAAAAAATCATTCTCCAAAGACCAAATTCATGTGAGTCAAGAAGGATTTCTTCCTTAA